A section of the Candidatus Caldatribacterium sp. genome encodes:
- a CDS encoding helix-turn-helix domain-containing protein: MRKSGSILVLNANKDVEVLKALSSDLRIRILELLNGKRLNVNEIAHALGIPQSTAAVNIKALEKAGLVKVENQKGKKGSQKLCSTQYSEIVIAFSSEEKENEDDVIEVEMPVGLYTKFDVSPPCGLCSKEKVIGFFDSVSSFWSPERVKASLLWFSRGFVEYRFPNNALYKRKPLRKIEVTAELSSEAPGANEYWPSDITVWINEVEIGTWTSPGDFGDRRGHFTPRWWGLGNSQYGFLKSWIVTEEGSFIDGEKVSGTRLKDLCIYSYPFIKVRIGIKEDAKNVGGINIFGKGFGNYDKDIVLRLYFEEGVS, from the coding sequence ATGCGAAAGAGCGGAAGCATCCTGGTTCTCAACGCCAACAAGGACGTCGAGGTCTTGAAGGCCCTGAGTTCAGATCTTCGAATCCGCATCCTCGAGCTCCTCAACGGCAAAAGGCTCAATGTGAACGAGATTGCCCATGCCCTGGGAATCCCCCAGTCCACCGCGGCTGTGAACATTAAGGCCCTCGAGAAAGCGGGTTTGGTGAAAGTTGAAAACCAAAAGGGCAAAAAGGGTTCTCAAAAACTCTGCAGCACCCAGTACAGCGAGATTGTCATCGCCTTTTCCTCCGAGGAGAAGGAGAACGAGGACGACGTCATCGAGGTTGAAATGCCTGTTGGCCTCTACACCAAATTCGACGTGAGCCCCCCTTGTGGCCTCTGCTCCAAGGAAAAAGTTATTGGTTTCTTCGATTCTGTTAGCTCGTTCTGGAGTCCTGAAAGGGTTAAAGCAAGTCTTTTATGGTTCAGCAGGGGCTTTGTTGAATACAGGTTTCCTAACAATGCTCTCTATAAGAGGAAGCCCCTTCGAAAGATAGAGGTGACAGCGGAGCTCTCTTCGGAAGCTCCTGGAGCTAATGAGTACTGGCCTTCGGATATTACGGTGTGGATAAACGAAGTGGAGATTGGTACCTGGACGTCTCCAGGAGATTTTGGGGATAGAAGGGGCCATTTCACTCCCCGATGGTGGGGGTTAGGGAACTCTCAATATGGCTTTCTGAAGAGCTGGATTGTTACGGAGGAGGGATCGTTCATTGATGGAGAAAAGGTTTCAGGGACCCGCCTTAAAGATTTATGCATTTACAGTTACCCCTTTATAAAAGTCCGAATCGGGATCAAGGAAGACGCCAAAAATGTGGGGGGTATAAATATTTTCGGAAAGGGGTTCGGTAATTACGATAAGGACATAGTTTTGCGACTTTACTTCGAGGAGGGTGTTTCTTGA
- a CDS encoding biotin transporter BioY, whose translation MRLSPSSLTRIALFAAFCVVAAVAFRFGSSIVPFSLVPFVVFLAGFLLTPREAFLSMLLYVLLGLAGLPVFATPPFGGPLYVLRPTFGFLLGFIIAAPCTALLSRRKNPGRILGAVLLGVVTLYGPGILYFFLAMNVFLGKPVGLGDTLRIAVFPFIGPDFVKAFLAYFLARQVLPRIRKSPHCG comes from the coding sequence CTCTTTGCTGCTTTTTGCGTTGTTGCTGCGGTGGCCTTTCGGTTTGGCTCAAGCATTGTTCCTTTCAGTCTCGTTCCCTTTGTGGTCTTCCTGGCAGGATTTCTGCTCACTCCGAGAGAGGCCTTCTTGAGTATGCTCCTTTACGTTCTCCTTGGACTTGCCGGGCTTCCCGTTTTTGCCACTCCCCCTTTTGGAGGACCCCTCTACGTCCTCCGACCCACCTTCGGTTTCCTCCTTGGATTCATTATCGCCGCTCCCTGTACGGCGCTTCTTTCCCGCAGGAAAAACCCGGGAAGGATTCTCGGAGCTGTCCTTTTAGGCGTGGTGACCCTCTATGGTCCGGGAATCCTCTACTTCTTCTTGGCCATGAACGTCTTTCTGGGGAAACCTGTGGGTCTTGGGGATACTCTAAGAATCGCCGTTTTTCCTTTCATTGGTCCAGATTTCGTCAAGGCCTTTCTCGCCTATTTCCTTGCCCGTCAGGTTCTACCCCGGATAAGAAAGAGCCCTCATTGTGGCTGA